A segment of the Alistipes communis genome:
ATGATCGATGGCGAATTGCAAATCTTCGAGCACGAGCGCCACGCAGCGTTCATACGTGTCGCGCGGAAAATCGAGATCGCCCTCCTCGACGTCGATCGGGTGCATGATCATGGGCACGCCGAGCAGACGGCCCGTATTGACGCCGACACCGGAGTGTGCCGTCAGCAGTTCCATGTAGTAGTAGGCGCGCAGTCCGCGGGCCTCGGCCGTGAGCCGTTCGCGGAACGCTTCGCACAGCCATGCGTCGGAGTACGACCACTCCACCCGATCGACGAGTTCATCTAAAAACAGGTTGCAGTAGCCGATGGCCGTGTAGGCCGACGACCACTTGTCGAACGGATTGTTCGTGGAGCTCCACTCGCCGCTGACGATATTGCGGAAAGCATTGCCCGACGAGGTGTTCCACACGGCGTTGTCCGTCGCCACGTCCGTCATGACGCTGATCTGGTTGGCGTTCGGGACGGAGGCGTAGGCGTTGAGCAGAACCCCCTCCGCACGCTGGATGTAGGTCAGCAGTTCGTCGCCCTTGTAGCTGTTGTCGTCGTCGGGATCGAGGAAATCGTTGCAGCCCGCCGCCGACAGCAGGGCGAAAGTCAGAAACAGGTGATATAGCTTTTTCATAGTAACGATCTTGATTTTGCGGTCAGAATTTCAGTTTCACTCCGAGGTGTACCCATGCGTACTGGAACTCGCTGCCCACGTTCAGGATCATCCGATCCCGCGAAGGCGAGAGCAGCAGGATGTCGGTGGCGCGCGCATAGATCGTCACGTCTTTCAGGCGCAGCGTCTTCATCAGCTTGTCGCCCAAATGGTAAGAGAGCTGGACAGCCGGAATCGAGAAGTAGTTCTGCCGGGCGAGCCAGAACGTCGACGTCTTGCCGTAATTGTGCGTCGTCCCCGACGAGCTGGCCGTCAGACGCGGATAGGTCGCCGTAGCGCGCGTATCGATCCCGAGGCTGGGATCGTAGGCCCAGCGGCCGATCAGGTGTACCGGATACTTGGCGTTGGGCCCGTAGACCGCATAGTACGCGTCGCTCCGATAGTCTTTGGTCGCCCCCGTCTGGGCGCTCATGTAGGCGAACAGTTCGAAATTGCGCCACGTGAGGGTGACTTTGAGTCCGTAGGCGAACCGGGCGTGCGTATTGCCGATCACGGTGAAGTCCTCGTCGTCGATGCGCATGTCGCCGTTGACGTCGCGATACTTGATGTCGCCTGCCTGCACCGTTCCGTAGGTGGGACGGGCGATCGCGCCGCCGGCGTTCATCAGGTCGATCTCCTCCTGCGTATAGAACCCGTCGGCTTGCAGGCCCCAGATCGCATCGGTCGGCCGGCCCGCCCGGCTGAGGTAGCTCAGGTGCTCGGGATAGTCGATCTCCGAATATTTGACATATCGGGGCTTGTACCAGATCATGTCGGCGCCCACTTCGAGCCCGAAATCGCCGAAGTGCCGGCGATAGGTGATCCGAGCTTCGATACCGCTCTGGCGGCGGCTGTTGTAATTCTCGTTCGGAATGAACACACTACTGCCGAGCACGCCGGGCAGCTGCGAGGTACGCCGCGTAATCTCGTCGAAACGCAGCGAGTTGAAATAGTTGACCTCACCCGAGAGTGCATGGCGGAAGAGCGAGAACTCCATGCCGACGTTGACGTCGTGCCGCTGCACCCACGAAATGGCGGGATTACCCCGCTGGAGCGTCATCAGAGCGTTCTGGCCGGTTCCGTCGCCGTAGTTGTAGTTGGCACCCGGATCGTAAATATCCGTGTCGATGTAGTTCGACATGCCCGAATCGGATTTCGTATTGGCATACGAAACCTTGATTTTCAAATAATTCAACCAACGGCTTCCGCGCAGGAACTCCTCCTCGGAGACGATCCACCCCAGACCTCCGCCCTGCGCGTAGCCCCAACGGTTGCCGCGCGACAGGAAGGTCGAACCGATATAGGCGCCGCTGTACTCCGCCACGTACTTGTCGGCGAAGGCGTAGTTCACGCGGCCGCCGAAATTCACCGATTTCTCGGCGTGCGTGGCCCCGCTCTCCTTGTAGTGGTGCATGGTCGACATCAGCACGGCGCTGAGCTGGTGACGGCCGGAGAAGGTCCGGTCGTACGACAGCGCGTTGTTCCACCCCAGACGGCGGTAGAAACCCGTGTCGGTCATGGTCTGGCTGCCCACGAAATCGTTCGAGCCGTAGATGTTGGCGATCCGAATGGTGCCGTCGTCGCCGAACGCGGGTTCGTAGGAGGCGTAGCTGTTATTCTGCGTGGTGGTGTACTTGTTGTAGTTGTCCGTACCGAAATAGGTTTTGAACGACAAGCCCTCGGTCAGCCACGAGAAATCGACGTCGATGCCCACGTTGATATGTGCCATGCGGTCCATCGTGTTGGCGTAACCGCCCAGATAGAGGTCGCCGTAGGGATTGCGCAGGTAGTTGGGATTATTGTTGTTGTTACCGCCCACCAGATATTTGCCGCCGATCACCGAGCGTTGCAGCTCCGCGTCTTCCAGTGCCGTCTTGGTGTATTCGTCTTCCATATCCAGCCGGTCGACGGGGATCAGGAACGGATAGGAGTTCACCGGATTCTCGGTCGACAGCCGCCAGAAATTGCCGTTCTTCCAGTTCGGCCCGTGGTAGGAGTTGAAGATCGCGGCGGCATCGAGCGACACCTTGATATATTTGTTGATGTTCACGTCGACGTTGCCCCGGACATTGAACCGGTTGGTGCGCTGCTTGTCCGATTCGCCCATCGAGACGATGGATTTCGTGTTGTAGAACCCTGCGTTCAGATAATACTGTGCCACGCGGCTGCCGCCGATGAACTCGGCCGAGACACGATTCTGCGGCTTGAAACCACGCAGGAACTCGCTGCTGTAATAGTCCTGATCGGGATATTTGACCGGATCCACGCCCGCCCGCGCATTCTCGATATCCTGATAGCTGTACATCGGATTGCCGCCGTCATTGCGCAGCGCTTCGTTGTAGAGGATCATGTAATCCGCCGCACGCAGGTATTCGGGTTGTGCCTTGGGAATGCCGAACGACGTTTCGTAGGAGAAATTCATGATGCGCTTGTGGGCTTCGCCCCGCCGCGTCTTGATCAGGATGATGCCCTTGTCGGCATACGAACCGTAGAGGAGCCGCGACGCGGCATCTTTGAGAACCGTGATCCGCTCGACCTCATCGGCGTTGAGCATGTCGCTCAGCGAGGCCACCGAATTCGAACCGTCGCGCACCAGACCGTCGATCAGAATGGTGTAACCCATGCCGCGGACGTCCTTCGCGCCGAACACGCCGAATCCTTCGGCCTGCAACACGCCGTCCAGACCGTAGTCGCTGAGTTTATCCTTATAGCGGTCCATATCGATGTCGTTGACCGCACCGACCACGCGGCGGTCGGTCAGTGTCCCGAACGGCAGTTCGACCCGGTCGGCGCTGCCGCTGCGATACGGCGAAGCTTCGAGTGCGATCGCCTGTCCGGCGGCCAGATCGGGCAGATAGACCTCCTTCGGTTCGTACCCCTCGGCCTCGATCAGAATGTAATCGGCCGCACCGCTCTTCACGCTGAATGCGCCGTCGGCGTCCGTACGGGCGAAATAGGCGCCCTCCATAGCCGTAACCAGCGCTCCGGCGACAGGAATCCCGGACGAATCGACCACCTGCCCCGACACGACGGAAATCTCCTGCTTCGCCTTTTTCGGCTTTTTCTGGGCCGACAGTTCCGACGTGAACCCGGCGAGCAGCAGCAGAAATACGAGTATGTATGTTCGTTTATTCATAATGGATTCATTTAGTTTGGGATTCTGGGAATGTTACCAACCCGGATTCTGTTCGAAACCCTCGTACTGCTCCACGTCGCTGCGGCGGAACGGGAACCAATAGTGCTTGTCGTCGAACTGCGCGGTGAATAGCTCCACCTCGCGGTAGAAGGTGTGCTCCTTGTCGAATTCGGCCTTGTAGCGGATCTTGTACTTGTCCAGATGCGCCACGTACCAACGCCGTATATCGTGCCAGCGGTGCCCCTCGAACGCCAGTTCGACGGAACGCTCGTTGCGGATCCGCTCACGGAACGTAGCGGCGTCGGCCGTGAATTTCGGCAACACGTCGGGCAGCGACTCGCTGCCGTAGGTCTGCAACTCGGAGGGCAGAGTGACATTTTCGGCAATCGGCAGCTTCACGCGGCGGCGAACCGTGTTGACCGCCTCGACTGCGGTCAGCCCGTTCGCGAAATCGGGCGCCGTATTCGGCCCCCAAACCTCGTTCACCGCTTCGGCGAAGGTCAGGTAGACCTCCGGCAAGCGGATGAACGGGCAGGAGAAGCGGAAATTGTTCCAGGCCGTATTGTCCGATTCGCGGTTATTGACCATATAGGGCGTGAATTTGCGGATCAGATAACCCGACAGCGAAGCGTTGCCGTCGCGGTCGAGACCGGGGTTCGGACTCGAATAGAGCTGCGTATAAGCGCTGGCGTCCGAAGCACTCGACACCCACTTGACCCCGTCGGTCAGGATCGTCTTCATCAGACGCGGATCGCGGTTGGCCCAGGGCAGCTTTTCGTCGAAATCGCCGGCCGGCAGATCGGGATCGTCAATCGGATAGCCCGTCGCCGTCTCGTAGAGGTTCACGAAGTTGGCCGTCGGGAACGTGCATACGTTGTTGCCGCCGAAACGACCGCTGGTGTGGACGCGGCCGATTCCGTTGATTACCTGGTTCTGACCGCCGCGGCTGTTGTGAATCTTCTGGAAAATGGTCTCCGAGGAGTAGACCACGTTCGTACCGGGGCGGGTATCGGTGAAGATATGGTCGTAATCCTCCCACGGCACGAGCGAATAGACGCCGGAGGCGATCACCTCGTAGGCGGCTTCGGCCGCCTGCCGGCACAGCTCCTCGTCGTACACCGCGCCGCGCCCCTCCATCCGGGAGGTGAGCGGGCTGGCCGCATAGAGCAGCGCACGGGCCATGAGCGCATAGGCCGCGCCGCGCGTGACGCGTCCCGTATTGACTTCGGGATTGTCCCACCTGTCAGGCAGGTTCTGCGCAGCCAGTCCGAGGTCTTCAACCACGTTCATCAGCGTCTCCCTGTACGAAAGGCGCGACAGTTTCAGATTGTCGCCGGCGCCCAGCAGCACCTTCACGTAAGGGATTCCGCCCCAGAACCGGGCCACTTCGAAATGGTTCCACGCCCGGAAGAAATAGATCTGTCCCAGCAGCAGCTTCCGCTCCTGGTCGGTGGCGTCGACCAGCAGATCGAAGTTTTCGAGCCCCTCGTTGCAGCGGCGGATATTGCGCCACGCCTGATGCCACAGTCCTGCGTGCGAGAGCGAACCGCTGGCGTTGACCATATCCATGAAGGGATTGTGGTCGCGGTTGCTGTAAATCCACATGTAATCGCCCCGGGTCAGCGCGTACGAAACGGGAAAGGTCTGGTTGCAGTAGGTATCGTCGCCGAAATCGAAGCTCGACGTCCACGGACTCGAACCCGTCACGTAATAGGAGATCAGCCCCTTGCCGTAGAGTTCGTCGAGATACCCCTGGAAATTGCGGTAGTTGCCGAAGACGATCTTCTCGTCGACGTTCGAATCGGGGGTCTTTTCGAGATAGTCTTCGCACGAAGCCAGAAGCAGGGCTCCCAGAGAGCACACACCCCATGCGATATTCCTGAATGTATTCAATTTTTTCATCTTTTTGGCCTTTTGCACAGTTAGAATTCGATCTTCACCCCGAACGTGTACCGTTTGGTGAGCGGGTACTTCATCACATTGTCGTTGGTGCGCGTACCGCCCGTTTCACGGTCTTCGTTCAGGTGCGAGAAGAGCCAGAGGTTGTTGCCCGATATGTAGAACCGCAACGAGGTGATTCCCGCCTTGCGCAGCCGCTCCGCCGTGAGGGTGTAGGCCAGTTCGGCGTTCTTGATACGCCACTGCGTGCCGTCGACCATGTTGAAGCTGCCCGAATGGACGCTCGCGCCGGAGCCCTTGTACACGGGATGATGATAGGTTCCGCCCTCCTGCGACCCCGGAAGCCACATGTCGCCCATGATGCTCGTGTCGAGTACGGTATAGTAATGCGGCGACGAGAATTCGCCCGCGCTTCTGACCAGCGTACAGTTGCGTGTACCGTAGAACTGCACCGAGAGACTGATGCCCTTCCACTCCGCGCCGACGGTGAAATTCATCGTATACTGCGGACGGTTGGGATAACCGTAGGGAACGATGTCGTTCGTATCGATCACGCCGTCGCCGTTGTAGTCGATCAGCTGGAGCATACCGACGTTGTTCCCCGACGTATTCTCGACCGCTGCCCCCGTATACATCTGGTCCCACGAGGTGATTACGCCGCTGTGGAGATAGGAGGTCTGCTGGCCGATCTGGTAACCGGCCTTCTTCTGGTATGCCGGCGTGAACTCGGGATCCTCCATGTAGACGATCTCGTCCTTTCCGTGCGAGAACATCGCCGTCGCGTAGTATTTGAGGCCGAACTTGGTCGAGTTGTTGTAGCGCATTTCGAGCTCCCAGCCGCGCTCCTTCGTCTTGCCGATATTGGCGGCCACGGGATCTGCACCGAACCAGGGCGGAATGTTGCGCTGGCTGGCGCTCATGAAGATGTCGTAGCGGCGCCCCCAGTAGTAGTCGAAGGTCAGCGACAGCGTATTCTTGAAGAAGGAGGCCTCCACGGCGAAATCGTTCTTCACGGCCGTCTCCCACTTGGCGTCGGGATTGCCGATGTTGGTGATGTGGAACCCCGAATACTCGGGCCGCGAAGCGCTCGGACTACCCAGCCACGCTGTCGAGGTGGCCTTGCTCCACTGCGTCATGTAGAGCCAGCGGTTGATTCCCGAATCGCTGCCGACCTTTCCCCACGAGTAGCGGAACTTGAAGAGGTCGACGAACCGTTTGAGTTCGCTGCGGCGGAAGAAGGGCTCCTCGGAGAGTATCCAGCCGACGGCCGCCGACGGGAAGAACCCGAACTTGTTGCCTTTGGCGAATTTCTCGGAGCCGTTGTAGGCCGCATTGAACTCGAACAGGTACCTGTTGTCGAAGTCGTAGGTCGCACGCCCGGCCCACTCCTCGCGGTAGCTCGGGAAGGCGGAGCCCGCCGCATTCTCGATGCGCTTGAACAGGATCAGCCCCGACACTTTGTGGAGCCCGAACGTGCGGTTGTAGTTGAACTGCGCCTGGTACATCAGGTTCTTCGACATCTTGGGCGAGCCGCCGCTCGACCAGATGTTTTCGGTCGAAAGCGTATATTTGCCGAGCACGTAGTCGAAGCCGTATTTCGAGTTCGTATAGTCCGAGGGATAGTTGATCGTCTCCTCGCCGGTTTTCCAGTCGATGTATTTGGTAATGGGGCGCGAGGCCGTGATGTTGGGCCCGATGCTCCAGTAGTAGTTCTGGAAATTGGCCATCGCGCGGAACGAAAGCCCCTTCGTCACGAAATCGAGTTTCTGGTTGAGCGTGAACGAGGTGTTGATGTCCATGCGCGTATGCCGTTCGAGACCGCTGAAATTGAAATACTCCACGGGGTTGTACATCGCGTATCCCGATTCGTTGTTGGCGAACGTCCCGTCCTCGTAGCGCACCGGATACTGGTCGGGACCCTTGGAGTAGATGCCGGGCCACAGGTAGGCCGGCGTGGCGGTCGTCGTGCGCTCGATGCCCCACGCGCCGTCGATATCCACGCTGATCGTCGTGGTGGCTGTGGGCTGGAAATCGAGGTTCGTACGGAAGTTGAAGCGCTTGTAGTCGTTCTTCGGGACATAGCCCTGGCCGAAGTCCTGACCTTTGAGCACGTCGCCGTCGTACACGTAGGCCAGCGAGCCGTAGTACTTGACGAATTTCGTACCGCCCCGCACGTCGAGTGCATAGCGCTGCGACCACGAATGCTTGCGCAGCATCTCGCTCTGCCAGTCGACATTGGGATAGAGGTAGGGGTTGTCGCCGTCGCGGTAGCGGCGCAGGATCTCGGTCGGCGTATATTCGCTCCAGAGGTCTCCGTTCATCGAGACCTGATTCTCGATGGCCTGGTTCCGGTACCACAGTCCGGTATACGAATCGGCGTTCTTGGGCAGTTTCGACGACATTTTCAGCGTGACGTTGGCCGATGCCGAGAAGGTCGGGCTGCCCTCCTTGCCGCGTTTGGTGGTGATGAGGATCACGCCGTTGCCGCCCCGCACGCCGAACACGGCCGTCGCCGAAGCGTCTTTCAGCACCGAGATGTTCTCGACTTCGCCCAAATCGATGTCGTTCATGCCGCGTTCGATGCCGTCGATGAGCACCAGCGGCGAAGCGTCGTTCCAGGTCGAAACCGTGCGGATGAAGATCTCCGCATCGTCCTGTCCCGGTTTGCCGGAGTAGTTGAGCGTGACGAGGCCCGGCACCAGACCGGTCAGGGCACTCGAAACGTTCGTCACGCCACCGGCCTTCATCAGTTCGTCGCCTTTCACCTGCGAAATGGCTCCGGTGACGCTCTGCTTGGTCTGTTTGCCGTATCCCACGACGACCACGTCGGAAAGCACCGTCGAGGTCTCCTGCAACGT
Coding sequences within it:
- a CDS encoding SusC/RagA family TonB-linked outer membrane protein, whose protein sequence is MNKRTYILVFLLLLAGFTSELSAQKKPKKAKQEISVVSGQVVDSSGIPVAGALVTAMEGAYFARTDADGAFSVKSGAADYILIEAEGYEPKEVYLPDLAAGQAIALEASPYRSGSADRVELPFGTLTDRRVVGAVNDIDMDRYKDKLSDYGLDGVLQAEGFGVFGAKDVRGMGYTILIDGLVRDGSNSVASLSDMLNADEVERITVLKDAASRLLYGSYADKGIILIKTRRGEAHKRIMNFSYETSFGIPKAQPEYLRAADYMILYNEALRNDGGNPMYSYQDIENARAGVDPVKYPDQDYYSSEFLRGFKPQNRVSAEFIGGSRVAQYYLNAGFYNTKSIVSMGESDKQRTNRFNVRGNVDVNINKYIKVSLDAAAIFNSYHGPNWKNGNFWRLSTENPVNSYPFLIPVDRLDMEDEYTKTALEDAELQRSVIGGKYLVGGNNNNNPNYLRNPYGDLYLGGYANTMDRMAHINVGIDVDFSWLTEGLSFKTYFGTDNYNKYTTTQNNSYASYEPAFGDDGTIRIANIYGSNDFVGSQTMTDTGFYRRLGWNNALSYDRTFSGRHQLSAVLMSTMHHYKESGATHAEKSVNFGGRVNYAFADKYVAEYSGAYIGSTFLSRGNRWGYAQGGGLGWIVSEEEFLRGSRWLNYLKIKVSYANTKSDSGMSNYIDTDIYDPGANYNYGDGTGQNALMTLQRGNPAISWVQRHDVNVGMEFSLFRHALSGEVNYFNSLRFDEITRRTSQLPGVLGSSVFIPNENYNSRRQSGIEARITYRRHFGDFGLEVGADMIWYKPRYVKYSEIDYPEHLSYLSRAGRPTDAIWGLQADGFYTQEEIDLMNAGGAIARPTYGTVQAGDIKYRDVNGDMRIDDEDFTVIGNTHARFAYGLKVTLTWRNFELFAYMSAQTGATKDYRSDAYYAVYGPNAKYPVHLIGRWAYDPSLGIDTRATATYPRLTASSSGTTHNYGKTSTFWLARQNYFSIPAVQLSYHLGDKLMKTLRLKDVTIYARATDILLLSPSRDRMILNVGSEFQYAWVHLGVKLKF
- a CDS encoding RagB/SusD family nutrient uptake outer membrane protein produces the protein MKKLNTFRNIAWGVCSLGALLLASCEDYLEKTPDSNVDEKIVFGNYRNFQGYLDELYGKGLISYYVTGSSPWTSSFDFGDDTYCNQTFPVSYALTRGDYMWIYSNRDHNPFMDMVNASGSLSHAGLWHQAWRNIRRCNEGLENFDLLVDATDQERKLLLGQIYFFRAWNHFEVARFWGGIPYVKVLLGAGDNLKLSRLSYRETLMNVVEDLGLAAQNLPDRWDNPEVNTGRVTRGAAYALMARALLYAASPLTSRMEGRGAVYDEELCRQAAEAAYEVIASGVYSLVPWEDYDHIFTDTRPGTNVVYSSETIFQKIHNSRGGQNQVINGIGRVHTSGRFGGNNVCTFPTANFVNLYETATGYPIDDPDLPAGDFDEKLPWANRDPRLMKTILTDGVKWVSSASDASAYTQLYSSPNPGLDRDGNASLSGYLIRKFTPYMVNNRESDNTAWNNFRFSCPFIRLPEVYLTFAEAVNEVWGPNTAPDFANGLTAVEAVNTVRRRVKLPIAENVTLPSELQTYGSESLPDVLPKFTADAATFRERIRNERSVELAFEGHRWHDIRRWYVAHLDKYKIRYKAEFDKEHTFYREVELFTAQFDDKHYWFPFRRSDVEQYEGFEQNPGW
- a CDS encoding SusC/RagA family TonB-linked outer membrane protein — protein: MNRQLPIRSLLFAVALAFVSQSVFAQQMRISGRVCDSSGPVIGAVAVVKGTMRGISTDFDGQYVIDVAPGEILVFSYVGLQSVEVPIDATTKSPLNITLQETSTVLSDVVVVGYGKQTKQSVTGAISQVKGDELMKAGGVTNVSSALTGLVPGLVTLNYSGKPGQDDAEIFIRTVSTWNDASPLVLIDGIERGMNDIDLGEVENISVLKDASATAVFGVRGGNGVILITTKRGKEGSPTFSASANVTLKMSSKLPKNADSYTGLWYRNQAIENQVSMNGDLWSEYTPTEILRRYRDGDNPYLYPNVDWQSEMLRKHSWSQRYALDVRGGTKFVKYYGSLAYVYDGDVLKGQDFGQGYVPKNDYKRFNFRTNLDFQPTATTTISVDIDGAWGIERTTTATPAYLWPGIYSKGPDQYPVRYEDGTFANNESGYAMYNPVEYFNFSGLERHTRMDINTSFTLNQKLDFVTKGLSFRAMANFQNYYWSIGPNITASRPITKYIDWKTGEETINYPSDYTNSKYGFDYVLGKYTLSTENIWSSGGSPKMSKNLMYQAQFNYNRTFGLHKVSGLILFKRIENAAGSAFPSYREEWAGRATYDFDNRYLFEFNAAYNGSEKFAKGNKFGFFPSAAVGWILSEEPFFRRSELKRFVDLFKFRYSWGKVGSDSGINRWLYMTQWSKATSTAWLGSPSASRPEYSGFHITNIGNPDAKWETAVKNDFAVEASFFKNTLSLTFDYYWGRRYDIFMSASQRNIPPWFGADPVAANIGKTKERGWELEMRYNNSTKFGLKYYATAMFSHGKDEIVYMEDPEFTPAYQKKAGYQIGQQTSYLHSGVITSWDQMYTGAAVENTSGNNVGMLQLIDYNGDGVIDTNDIVPYGYPNRPQYTMNFTVGAEWKGISLSVQFYGTRNCTLVRSAGEFSSPHYYTVLDTSIMGDMWLPGSQEGGTYHHPVYKGSGASVHSGSFNMVDGTQWRIKNAELAYTLTAERLRKAGITSLRFYISGNNLWLFSHLNEDRETGGTRTNDNVMKYPLTKRYTFGVKIEF